The nucleotide window catcaacatatttcactgatagcatgcgaatccttacttaacctgatgactaactaccttatatgtgttgcagggaaacaatgggaagtactgaggtttacaatcgaggttagcatgtgcatggtccgttgtctaatagcataTGATGGAGTCTTCGAGTCTACCTTCAGTTGCGCCAGcttggcctcctctctagaagcagctctatCACTAGTCGTCTTCTTGCGAAGCGGGTattgaacatgagggtcccgcacaACTGAACTTAATAGTGATGAATACTGCAACGTGTCCGTGTCTTCTCCGCCATGTGCGGCCTCTTCTCCCCTGCCATGTCTGGCGCCCTCTTCTTCGGGTCCATCAGTCATCTCTTCGTCTAGCCCCATGTCATTATCGGATGCCCcgttgatgtcctcatcatcatcttcatTTATCCACCAAATATAGCCGTCCATGAAACCATGAATGCATGTGCACCTTTAAACGGCCGCCCTTAAAGGGGTCGAGCCATACTCCTTTGCATTTTTTACACAGACATAAAATCGCCTTCAGGTTATTTCATACATTTCATCCACCGCAGATCGCAAGTGTATATCCACCATCCTTCCACTAAACTTCATGATCGCCTGCGCGGTATAAGCAAAAGAATTATgaccatgcatgcatgcatgcatgtatcaaattcatacaaaatttggcatgaccttccctaaaaataggacatatcaaGTTTGTCTGAAATCCGCCGAAACAGAAATAAATCAACATTTCAGTAAAACATAGACAACTCACGTCACACACAATTCGGCAAATACCCATAGACAACCCATGCCACGCAAAATTACATCATATCGCACAATTCGATCATATCGCCCAATTCAGCCATATAAACCACAATTCAATCAGATATATCGCAAAGTTCGGTCATATCACACAAATTCCATTCTTGCACACAACACTACTTTTTACTCACCTATCTCGATATGGAGCACGGTGATGAGGCCTAGAGGGATCGAAGTGGACAAAGATAATTAATGCTCTCCTTCTTCATTGAGAAGATCAGCTCAGTCTTGATGCTCAAGGGAGTTGTGGACATGAGGGCCCCGATGACCTTGGGCAACGACGCCAGGATCTGGAGCTCCCCCGAATCTGGAGGAGCACACCGAGAACCACTTGGAAGCGTTGGACTTGCCCATCGTCGCTGCCAGTGGTGGAGATTTGCGGGTTTGGGAGAGAACATGTGGTGGCTTGGTGGTGTAGGGCTTGCTTCCGCGGTCGGGCGACTTAAATAGCCGAGGCAGGCGGATTGGCGTTGCTTCAATGCGGGCAGCAACTGAAGTAGGCTTCTCAGTCGCCGCGTCGGGGTGAATGCCGTGTCAATTAGCCGACATGAATATGGGTAAGCGGTCACCCAGTCACGTCCACTCTGACCGGCATGAATGCAGGGCGGAGGGTTCCAGAGCGGAGAAAGAGAGGGGAGTTTTAGGTGGATCGATGTTGTCAGAGTCCAACGTGACGGATGTCCGCAAACCTTTCCTTGCGGGTTTGGGAGAGGACAGGTGGCGACTTGGTGGTGCAGGGCTTGCGTCTGCGGTCGGGCGACTTAAATAGCCAGGGCAGGCGGACTGGCACTGCTTCAATGCGGGCAACGATCGGAGTAGGCTTCTCAGTCACTGCACCGGGGTGAATACCATGTCGATCAGCCGACATAAATGTGGGTAAGTGGTCGCTCAGTCACGTCCGCTCTGACCAGCATGAATGCAGGGCGGGGGGTTCTAGAGCAGAGAAAGAGCGAGGAGTTTTAGGTGGGTCCATGTTATCGGAGTCCGGCGTGATGGACGTCCGCAAACCTTCCTAGTTTGATGTCGGTTCGCGAGATTTCGAAGGTTCAGACCAGTTAAGACAAATTTATTGACCGTCATTGGATAGCAAAACTGTCTGAATCTCTTCTGTTCGAAACATTTGCGGGCGATTTGACAAGGAAAAAAAGATTGACAGGCGACGCTCCCCCATGCGTTTCGGCTTTCTTTTGGTGCCGCCGCGTGGGTCCGTGTGGCCCGTTCAAAGATTCCTAGGCCCGCCGTGCATCGGTGCATGACAGATGGATATGCTTGATGATGCTACCAGCAACTGACAGCTGCTCGTACTAGTACCAGATGACAGCAATATCACTTGGTACTACCGAGTCCCGACCCATTCCTAATATGCTGCAACATTCATTTGGATTTATGAGAGTACGTACATCGTATTTTCCGGAGGGAGGATTAGGACCGATCCTTTGGCATGAAAGACGGTCTCATCCATGAGGTTAAGGGCCATTCTTGTTTCTAAACGAAACATATGACTAGATTTGTCACGAGTCCGACAACAACCCCCTGCTTGTTGGGAACAAAAAAGATGGAGCAAGCAAAcgagggaggagatggatggTTTATTTTGATCCCCTGGTGTGGTGTGCAGGAACTGAGAAAGCGAGTGGCATCCCGTTCGTGTCACTGTCACTACTAACGCGATGGTCATGGCCTCCGCAAGATTGTTAAACTTTGCAATCAATGTTACTCAGACGCATACGACTCTGCAAGTTAAGGCAAAGACAAAAGCACGATGGCTTTCAGTAGGTACACAGCCTCCTGTAGAACACACTTGCATACGTACAGGTGCAGTTGTAGGGAGTCAACGCTGCTGGCTTGTCAACCTTTTCCTCCTGCAGCCGCATCATTTCATGCCCTGGATTGATTGATTGGCTCACAGATCAAGGGTCGCCACCACGAAATGCAAAATCAGTCACCTCCCGCTCTGTTCTTTTCCTTCTTCACCGCCAGGGCTTTGGGCTCGCACGTAACTTTGTGTCACTTTTCATGTCTAGGTTATCTATGTGTAGGAGTAGTATAACCCCATGATATAGTAACACCACAGTACTTTCGCTTTTTGTTCTCTTCATTATATAAGCAGGCTGTCTATGTGTAGCTAGGATACCCCGGAGAGTTTGAGCAGAAAATGCTACCTGGTACAGACAGAGAATAGGAAGAAACGATAGTAAACAGTGCCGATCACCACATACAGTTTGGGCCAAAACATGCAACAAAGCTTATATATATACCGGAAGCAAACACTAATACTCCCTCCAATCCATATTATTTGTcactcaaatggatgtatctgaACAACAAGTAATATGGATCAGGAGGAGTATGAGATTTAATAATAAAAAGGAAAAGACACGGCCCCGAGCAACCATTCCAGTTCCATCATTCAGCTGTCCTGCCCTTGCTCATTTGAGTCTAGGCGAGAGGCAAAGCTAGAAACAACTATGGAAAACATAAAAAGCAAGCAACATGAATAAAAGTGGAGTGACTGAAACATAAAACCCAAGGAACATAATTCGTGAGCAAGAAAGGCATGAAAGCTAGTAATTCTGTAGTACAGGAAGAGATATCACCAATTCTAGAAATGCCCATCGTGTAGAAACAAACATGAAAACTTGGGCAagatgacatgccttcctatataCACCCTCAAATCCcaaatataagacgttttggGAGTTCAATTTAAACTTGCCAAAATgtcttatatttagaaacagggAGGTATACATGCTAATGAGATAATGGACAGCACCCAGGCATCAACCTGGAGCATGTCCCAATTCAAAGAGTTAAAAACAAAAGAAACTGATTGCTGAGATGAAGCATTATGATGCAGAGGAGTAAATAATTCAGGGAAAAACAAGAACCACGATTAGTCACGATATGCAGAGGGTCTTCTCAACAGTCAACCACAATGTTAAATCGTTGTGCTAGAGTACACTTACAATAAGGAAAACTTCGAATTTGAGGGCAGTGATAAGTAAAGCATGCTCTGATTACGCCCCAAGAACACACAAGTTCCCTCTTGTAAGGCCGCCTTTGGCAGCATGCAGGAGCAACACAACTACACGGTTCTAGACAACGTTTTCTCAACCTGAATTCATGGGAAAAATCAACCTTGGTGTTTCATCAGCCAGAGATCACTTTGGGTAGAGAATATCATAGTGACCAGGCCGGTAGAGCAGAGTAATGTAAGGTTTCTCCTCAGCCGGATTTAATCCCATTGCAGCATCACCTTCAGAGGAATTGGCTGCAGGAATGAAATCATGGTGGTTCACACTTAGATTGCCTGTGTCACAGGAGCTTCGGTCCAGGTACATCACGCGGATTGGCACCCCTAACGCATCTGACAGAGCAATAATGTGCACATGGTCGCTTTCCTCGCCCATTGGCTCCACAGAAGACTTGCAAAACTGCAATGCGATTTACAAATCAGGGTCAGTCCCTCGACTGCATATCTATGGACAGCAGACAACTTAACTGAAGCTTAATTAAAgcatgtaggatagcaccacacAAACACAGGTGAATACATCATCTCTTGTCCTAACATGGCTAAAACCAAGGAATAGGAAAACATAGGATAATACATTATGGGAAGTTAAATTCTACAGGAATTCAAATGATGGCACAAAGTAGAACTTGTTCAGCTACACCACAGGATAAGAACATGAACTTTCTCGAAAGGTTAGGTGTTTGCCATAGTTGTCTTATAAACAAAGGGAAAATTCTTTTGGAACTAGATGCAAAATAGTCGATACGGAAAATTCCTATGGTTACCAATCCTCCAAATCAAAAGGCTCCATATGAAATATTCATAAGGAAtaaaatcctccaaaattcctcaTCACAGAGGCCTATCCCTCGAAGAATAATCCACTGCTTACAGAGCTGCTAATTCTGTCCTACTCACATGATATCTAGTGTTGGCTTTGTGTAATAATTCTAAAGGAAACTGGCCCTGTACTCCTGTAGGAATACTGCCTACGGACACAAACACCATACCTAACGAATGGTTAAAAACCCATACTAAATGGCATACTATAATCACACCAGTCAACCTGTTTAGCAGCATTTAAGGCTGGGGCATGGAGTGAAACTATTGCAAGAACACTCTTGATTCCCATAATTCACATGAAATGCAAAACGACAACTCCCAATCAAATAGACTTACACAACAAACAGGACAGTGCATTACATGTTGACAAGGGGTATATACATGACTACTGGTACAATGTCTATGTTCCCACGACCCAGTGTTGCATACAAGAACAAAACAAAGAAGCTAACCTGAACCACGGTCGAATTTGTCAAGCCAGAAATAAATGGTTCAAAGAACTCAGCCCTCCTTTGAATTTCACCAGAGGTAACAAACCTAAAGAACATGACAACTAAAGAAGACACAATAAGAAAATAGTGTTATCATAGTCAAGAAAGATACGTGCATCATAAATATCTGATTGTACAAACCATAATCAGAAGTCGTTTGATCCCTGGTTCTTTCTAGAAGTTCTTCAGGCCTAAGGATACAAGAAAACAAAACAGATTCACCACAAAAGCAAAACTCTGATAATGGCCATGCCATACAATGTGAACAGTTAAAAAATGCCTCTTCCAACAACACTTATTTCCTTTTGTTCACATGAGATTATGCCTTAAGGAGACAAACACAAGTATAGAATATTTACCCAATAGAAGTTTCGTGTCCCTGCAGAACATTTTGCAGCTCCTCAATGAACATCTGAGGATAACAATGGAGAAAAATATTCAGCAAGGACTAAGGAGGCAAATTATGAGTCCAGGAGTATTTAACAAAACAATAATTCTATTGTTCATATACAGATTAATCAGCAAGGCTCAAGTTCTTCGATATGAGCATCTCTACTTACCCATCATTTTCAACCAATGCATATCATATACCAACAGAGCTCCCAACAAAACCATAAAACATAATAAAGACCATCTGGCTGGGCACAATGCATGGCATTCAGAAAGACAGTGTATAATATTTAGTTATTAACAACTAAGAATACTGTATATTACATCTCAGAGGACTTTACTCATAAAGAGCAACAAACCAATGCATTCATCAAGGGATTGACGAAAAGGTGTGCAGTATGCTTACTTAGATCATCAGTTGTGACAGTTAACAGTGCACAGGAGTTACAGGCAGGCATTTACTTTATTTTTCATTGCAGAAAAAAAAACCCGCAAGTTCCTGATTACCAACGAGTCATCTAGCAAATTCCCCAGAGACAAGTAGAAGGAATTGCAAACAAGTGCACATCGACAGAAGGAGCAGATCTAAAAGCTATTCAAGTGAGGAAGATCAGATGGAGTGGAGCAAAAAGTGATACGGAATGGGGCAACTAACGAGAGATGCAAAAAGCAAACATTGCATAGACTTACAGAGAAGAAGTCTTCAAAAGTGAATTCAATGTATCCAAGACCTGAAAGTGTCTTCTTGCACTGTTCAATGTTTTTTAGGATGCGCTCAACCTCAGCTCTATCTTGTGTCTCAAGGATATGTTCCTAGCAGCAAACCAAACAATTGTCAAATTATGAATAGACGTACTTTGAGTGAAAACCAACACCACAAATACTACCAGGTAGGAGAACATAAAGCTTCGATAAAAGCAGTTTCCATCTCCTCGTGTTCGTCTTAAAGCATCATATTGTTCACCAAGCAACTGCAGGTTAAGCAAGAAAACTTATGGAACAAACTGAAGCACCATAAAATGGCACACTGGATGAAGAAAAATAATACAGTTATCATGTATCAAAACAAGCAAACGAACAACCACCTTTATTTTCTCCTGTAAAATGGGGCTGCCAGACTGGAACTCTGCTGCTAAGGCGGAGAGAGGTTCCTGCAAGATTCAGAAGGTGCCAGTCAGAAAACAAATTGATAAGATACAACAGCAATTAATATGGAAGGCAAAACAAAAGCGGCAGAACAAAATTACAGATTAATACAAACAACACCATAACTATACAGATAACCATAACAGTACGTTAAATAGCATTTGGGTTCACAAGTACCGCCAAATGCACTTGAGATATGCAACTAGTTGACCGAAATGAAGAGAATAAGAGATCAGTCTCAGTATGTTATTTCATTTGACATGAAAACTGCGTGGATGTCGCTCCACAACATCTCATATGGCTTTCTGTCATGTCATTCTTGAACATCAAACTTCAAGCATAACAGCACATATTAGAGAAACCCTGGCATAGACTAGCTCAAACTCTGAGATAAATTTCACTACAATAAAGTAGTAGAAACAAATTTTGTTCTCCAGTTTCAGTGCCGGGTTGCCCCCAACTTTTCATAGGCTATTCCTACATTGACAAGCTGGATCAAACTCGTTCAGTCTGTTATCTACTGTACTGCATACCAGAAGATTAAACAAAGGGCTCGGCCAGCCCATAATAAACCCTTGATCCTATAACAGAACATGAAATGCTCCCCGTGTATCCAACCTTAGCCATTTCAAACGACAATTGACCAACGAAACTAAATTCCAGTACAACAGTAACCAGAACCAACATTCACATACTGCTGGATCAATCGGAACGAATCAACAAAAGCCTCGGCCAAAAATGGGCAGCAGAGGTAGCAACACTAGGTGTGATGATCCCGGCCAATTATACCACATGAACAAACGACAAGCCTATAGCGACTGTGGAATGAGAGAGGAGTCGAAACGCCTCACCTTGTTACCGATGTACGGCACCTGGGGTCCCTCGGGCttggggtcggggtcggggtcgccGCAGCAGGCGTGGTAGTAGTCCCCGCCCATGGAGAGCTCCACCGACACGGTCTCCGGGCTCAACCGGTGCGAGTTAGGGTCAGGCCCCGCCCCATCGCTTCCTCCCCCCTCGACGAGCGGCGCGGGGGCCGGCGGGGGCGCGTCGCCCATGGCCGCGTCCTCGGGGGCCGGAGCCGTGGCGCCGGTgtcgccgccgtccgccgccttGCGCTTGCGGGCGCTCGCGTCGGCCGCCTCCCGCGCCAGCTTCGCGTCTGGGTGGGTGGGGGTGGGGCTGGGTGACAGGTTGTGGGTGTGGGCTCCGGACGGAGTTCGAGACGACGGCTTCGATTCGGGCGGAGGAGACCTTCGCTTTTGTGGCAGTCGGAGATCTCGCCGCAGGCGAAACAAAGGGTATGTGCGTGTCGTTTTGAAGATAAGCCCTTCGCGTCATCCACCTTCATGGTGTACTTCGTGACCCTGACATGTGGGGCTGACGCAGCGGGCCCGCGTTCCATTTTCAGGAAGTTAACGCTGTTCCTGCTGGACCACCACCCTGCTCCATTCCCACACGCCACCTCTCGATCTGGATAACCATCCATGACAGGTGGTCCCTTATTTACATGTGGGACCCTCATTCTGGCGGACAGGTCGTACTTCCGTGCTCGCGGTGACGCCGCGTCGCCGCCGGCGATCAGATCCAGTGCTTCTCGTAGGTAGCGGCGTCGGCGGTGGTCATGTGGTCGACCGCGGCGTGGTGGTGGGCCCACCACCACATACGCCTCCTTCTCCCGGCCctcttcctcgccgccgccctcttcttcttcctcgcctcCCCGCGCTCCTCCCCATCCTTCTTCGCCCTACCGGCCTCCAGGTACGCGCCCCGCCCCGACCTGCCATACCAGGTTCTTCTGGACTCTTCCTGGAAGTTACAGATCCCCCGCATTGGGATTTTCCCGCAGGGAGCATTCGCCGTCGGGGTCGCGGCTCATATGGGCGCAGCGGCGTTTGGCGGAGTGGCGGCCGTGCGAGTGGTGGCAGACGGCAATGCCCGGTGAGGCCTTGTGTGCTTCGTGGTTTTCGGTCAGAGTTTAGGATTGGCTTGGGTTGTGGTGATGATTGGTTTCTGTCCCCgctctccttcagcagctccGTCGACGAGGAATGGCTACATCAGGATAGATTGCTACGGCGGCCTCAACCAGCTGCGGCGCGATGTATGTTAAACTTGGTTTATCCTCCTTGTAATGGAGTAAGACTTCCTTTTCTTATGTATGTACTGTTAAACTTGGATCATCTGGCCATGTACTGAATGCACAAGTGACAAGTATAGGCTCGTGGAGTCAATAGTGGGATCATATGATTTAGCTTTAGGAAATAGGTAGCATTGTATAGAATGTTGTGCAGTGGTGTGCGTTGTCGATTGGCTATGTTACAAGTTCCTCGGTTGTAATTATTCTGGCCTCTGGCGCAATTGTTCTGCAGCTGTGCGATGGAATTGCGGTTGCACGTCTTCTGAACGCGACAATGGTTCTGCCCAAGTTTGAGGTTGCTGCATACTGGAATGAGTCTAGGTACTGGAGTCACTTGGGGTGAAACGAAGGCTTCTACTGTTGTTTCTATGTAGTGCACTTCTGTTCAAAAACTAATCATGTGCTTATCAGAATGCTTTGTCAGTGGTTTTGCAGACGTGTTTGATGTTGATCACTTCATTGAGCAAACTAGAGGTTATGTGGAAGTGGTGAAGGATATGCCCGAGGAGATATCGTTGAAAGAGCCATTTAAGGTCGATTGCCGAAAACGGAAAGGACATTTTGATTATGTAGAAACAGTTCTTCCAGCTCTTTTAGAACATCGATACATTTCTCTGACACCTGCCATGAGCCAAAGAAAAGATAGGTATTGCCGAGTTATCTAGTTGATACCTGAAATCTACTTTCCATTTTCATAATACCAATTATCTTAGTCATACTGTCCATTTATTATTTTCCAAGCTATTTTGTTCATtgttcacatcaaaggtcttgagttGTATCTGCTGCTGAGGATCTTAGCATAATGTGAAGGATGGATATAGAATACTCCCTCCGATCTTAGCATAATGTCATTGTATAGAGGCTGCATCAATTAATTCGGATTGGAGGGAGTAATAAGGCTGGCGATGAAGTTCTCCAGTGCTAAAATTCTTATATCTTTCGAGGGCACGTATATCTACCTGTAACTTAAAGTAGATAGATTGCAGTAATCCTTTCGAAAAATATATATTGCAGTAGTAGGTGTTCCTTGTATGAAGCAGATTCGTGGTGTCATTGACTGCATTCTTAAGTTGGCATACATGAGACATAGTATCATCAAGCAGTGTAGAAAATCATATGTATTTGTCGTATTTGTCTTTGTTTAGATGTGTGATGTAACCATGCAAATTATTTCCCTGTATTTATCTTTTTTTTCTCAGTGCAAATTAGGAGTGAATATGTTAAAAGTagtcagaatcgcgattctgttgTACGATTCTACGACTTGACAATCCAAACTAACTCATGATTCTATGATTCTGTTTGGTAAAATCTATGTTTCTGTGATTTTCGTAGTGAAGATTCTGCGATATGCGACCCTACCATTAGGGCCCCGATCCGATTCAGAATCACGATTCTGACTATCAACCTTCGAATTTGGCATGCTGCGTTACTATCCAAAACTGTACACTCTCATATAAAAGTTATCTTCATAGCTTTATAGCCCTTCCCCCTTTCCCTTTGCAATCATCTTGAGCTCACATAATTGGAATAAATACACCGATACGCTATATTCTTGAGTGATAACTTTGTTTAACTAAGATGTCAGTTCATGCAATGCAAGACTTTCACGTGCCCTAAATTTGTTGGTTACATGACTTCTTTACTAACTCCAACCACTTCATCAACTTACCTAATCTTGATTTGTTGTCTGCTTTGTGATATGATGACCTACTGATAAATTTGTGCTGGGTTCTGTTCTAATGATTGTCATCAGTCCAAGAATACTTTTCACAGGTATAATCCGCAAGATGCAGATTTGCGGAGAATAAAACCATTGAGATAACTAGTAGTATAAACTTAGTTGGTGTTACCTCTATAGTTAGCTCTTTGCAATGCAACAATGATTTCATGGTTACTCGCAATATCTTATGAACCTAAAAATTGCATTGCTAACTTTTCTATTCATTGTGTCATTGATTTGATTGCTGAATTCTTGGTGTGTTGTCAATTTTAAACTTTTTACTGTGGTAATTATTCACCTTGGGTCTGCCTTTTCCCCATGCTGATGTATATGCCTGTATTTTATCAGATATCCAGCACATGTGAAAGCTTGTTACTGCCAAGGTTGCTACAATGCACTCCAGTTGAACAAGAAGGTGGAAGCCAAAGCTATGGAGCTTCTCCAAGCGATACCAAAACCTTTCTTATCACTTCACCTTAGATTTGAACCAGATATGGTTGCCTACAGTCGATGTGAATACAGTGCCCTTTCTTCCAAATCACTGGATGTGATTGAAGCTGCACGTGGGGAGGACAGGAATGTATTGATTGGTGATGCTGCTCGTCTGTGGAGGAACCGTGGAAAGTGCCCTCTAACACCAAGTGAAACAGCATTTATCCTCCAAGCACTAGGTATTCCTACGGAGACAAACATTTATTTAGCTGCTGGGGATGGGTTAATGGAACTCGAGGGCTTCACTTCGATCTACAAAAATATGTATACTAAATCGTCTCTCCTGACTCATGAAGATTTTGAGAGGATGCATGGCAACACAAAAGCTGCTCTCGACTACTATGTTTCAGTCAACAGCGATGCTTATGTTACCACATTCTTTGGAAATATGGATAAGATGGTAACTGCAATGAGAACAATGCAAGGGCTGCAGAAGACATTGGTCTTGAGTAGGAGGGCCTTCGCAAACTACACGGCTGCTGGACTGGCAGGGGACCAACTAGCTAAGGCCATGTGGGATGCTCACCGAGAGGATTATATCATGGGGAGGGGATTAGCTCTCCCTGAACATTGCTTTTGTGAGTTCAAGTTGTAGTACAAATGAGCCCATATAACACAAGGGCTAGTCTACACGGCCACCTTCCAATTGGTAGCACTAATAGATCGCATTGTGGCTGAGTTGCTACTGCAGTGGGCGTTATGCCCAATCTTCAGAAGAAACTGTTCTTCATCAGAGTCGCGAGCTGCACAGCGTCTTGATTCAGGGAGCAATTATCACTCATACAGCAATGCATCATGGCCTCTCCTCCTGTATACTGTTTCCGGTGAGTTCAGATAGTAGCTCAGACATGTACACGCAGGCTTACTACCTAGAGAATCATTCTGATGTTTCCTTTTACAACTGGATATATTGCCAGGCCCCAACTCTTGATATTTGAGGGGTATAGATAGGTTGAAAACATTGTTCTTAGATAACCAACG belongs to Triticum urartu cultivar G1812 chromosome 7, Tu2.1, whole genome shotgun sequence and includes:
- the LOC125520243 gene encoding O-fucosyltransferase 13-like isoform X2; this encodes MWSTAAWWWAHHHIRLLLPALFLAAALFFFLASPRSSPSFFALPASREHSPSGSRLIWAQRRLAEWRPCEWWQTAMPAPSTRNGYIRIDCYGGLNQLRRDLCDGIAVARLLNATMVLPKFEVAAYWNESSGFADVFDVDHFIEQTRGYVEVVKDMPEEISLKEPFKVDCRKRKGHFDYVETVLPALLEHRYISLTPAMSQRKDRYPAHVKACYCQGCYNALQLNKKVEAKAMELLQAIPKPFLSLHLRFEPDMVAYSRCEYSALSSKSLDVIEAARGEDRNVLIGDAARLWRNRGKCPLTPSETAFILQALGIPTETNIYLAAGDGLMELEGFTSIYKNMYTKSSLLTHEDFERMHGNTKAALDYYVSVNSDAYVTTFFGNMDKMVTAMRTMQGLQKTLVLSRRAFANYTAAGLAGDQLAKAMWDAHREDYIMGRGLALPEHCFCEFKL
- the LOC125520244 gene encoding OVARIAN TUMOR DOMAIN-containing deubiquitinating enzyme 1-like; this translates as MGDAPPPAPAPLVEGGGSDGAGPDPNSHRLSPETVSVELSMGGDYYHACCGDPDPDPKPEGPQVPYIGNKEPLSALAAEFQSGSPILQEKIKLLGEQYDALRRTRGDGNCFYRSFMFSYLEHILETQDRAEVERILKNIEQCKKTLSGLGYIEFTFEDFFSMFIEELQNVLQGHETSIGPEELLERTRDQTTSDYVVMFFRFVTSGEIQRRAEFFEPFISGLTNSTVVQFCKSSVEPMGEESDHVHIIALSDALGVPIRVMYLDRSSCDTGNLSVNHHDFIPAANSSEGDAAMGLNPAEEKPYITLLYRPGHYDILYPK
- the LOC125520243 gene encoding O-fucosyltransferase 13-like isoform X1, with translation MWSTAAWWWAHHHIRLLLPALFLAAALFFFLASPRSSPSFFALPASREHSPSGSRLIWAQRRLAEWRPCEWWQTAMPAAPSTRNGYIRIDCYGGLNQLRRDLCDGIAVARLLNATMVLPKFEVAAYWNESSGFADVFDVDHFIEQTRGYVEVVKDMPEEISLKEPFKVDCRKRKGHFDYVETVLPALLEHRYISLTPAMSQRKDRYPAHVKACYCQGCYNALQLNKKVEAKAMELLQAIPKPFLSLHLRFEPDMVAYSRCEYSALSSKSLDVIEAARGEDRNVLIGDAARLWRNRGKCPLTPSETAFILQALGIPTETNIYLAAGDGLMELEGFTSIYKNMYTKSSLLTHEDFERMHGNTKAALDYYVSVNSDAYVTTFFGNMDKMVTAMRTMQGLQKTLVLSRRAFANYTAAGLAGDQLAKAMWDAHREDYIMGRGLALPEHCFCEFKL
- the LOC125520243 gene encoding O-fucosyltransferase 13-like isoform X4, which gives rise to MGAAAFGGVAAVRVVADGNARSVDEEWLHQDRLLRRPQPAAARCMLNLVYPPCNGLCDGIAVARLLNATMVLPKFEVAAYWNESSGFADVFDVDHFIEQTRGYVEVVKDMPEEISLKEPFKVDCRKRKGHFDYVETVLPALLEHRYISLTPAMSQRKDRYPAHVKACYCQGCYNALQLNKKVEAKAMELLQAIPKPFLSLHLRFEPDMVAYSRCEYSALSSKSLDVIEAARGEDRNVLIGDAARLWRNRGKCPLTPSETAFILQALGIPTETNIYLAAGDGLMELEGFTSIYKNMYTKSSLLTHEDFERMHGNTKAALDYYVSVNSDAYVTTFFGNMDKMVTAMRTMQGLQKTLVLSRRAFANYTAAGLAGDQLAKAMWDAHREDYIMGRGLALPEHCFCEFKL
- the LOC125520243 gene encoding O-fucosyltransferase 13-like isoform X3, which produces MGAAAFGGVAAVRVVADGNARSSVDEEWLHQDRLLRRPQPAAARCMLNLVYPPCNGLCDGIAVARLLNATMVLPKFEVAAYWNESSGFADVFDVDHFIEQTRGYVEVVKDMPEEISLKEPFKVDCRKRKGHFDYVETVLPALLEHRYISLTPAMSQRKDRYPAHVKACYCQGCYNALQLNKKVEAKAMELLQAIPKPFLSLHLRFEPDMVAYSRCEYSALSSKSLDVIEAARGEDRNVLIGDAARLWRNRGKCPLTPSETAFILQALGIPTETNIYLAAGDGLMELEGFTSIYKNMYTKSSLLTHEDFERMHGNTKAALDYYVSVNSDAYVTTFFGNMDKMVTAMRTMQGLQKTLVLSRRAFANYTAAGLAGDQLAKAMWDAHREDYIMGRGLALPEHCFCEFKL